Proteins co-encoded in one Christiangramia fulva genomic window:
- a CDS encoding response regulator — protein MNSRLLIFEDNDSLRASMVSLLQNEEGYFLVGDFSNVLDVKNILEKLNPDIVILDIDMPGKDGIWAIPIIKEFNPLIHIVMYTQFEDDEKLFKSLCAGADGYVLKKTSPFKLVKAIKEVEKGGAPMSPSIAKKVLSSFKQIERKSTFSYDLTEREIQVLNLLVKGYSIKYMASELGIAYETCRSHLKNIYTKLHVNCGKEAIAKVLSEKIELE, from the coding sequence ATGAATTCACGCCTTTTAATTTTCGAGGATAATGATTCTCTAAGGGCATCTATGGTTTCCTTGCTTCAAAACGAGGAAGGATATTTTCTTGTGGGTGATTTTTCAAATGTTTTAGATGTGAAAAATATACTGGAAAAGTTAAATCCGGATATTGTTATTTTAGATATAGATATGCCGGGTAAAGACGGTATCTGGGCGATACCAATAATAAAGGAATTTAATCCACTTATTCATATTGTGATGTACACCCAGTTTGAAGATGATGAAAAACTTTTTAAAAGTTTATGTGCCGGAGCAGATGGCTACGTTCTGAAAAAAACTTCACCTTTCAAATTGGTAAAGGCAATTAAAGAAGTTGAAAAAGGCGGTGCACCAATGTCGCCTTCGATAGCAAAAAAAGTCTTAAGCTCTTTCAAACAGATAGAAAGAAAATCAACATTCTCTTACGATCTTACTGAAAGAGAAATTCAGGTTTTAAACCTTCTGGTAAAAGGTTACAGTATAAAATATATGGCATCAGAATTGGGGATAGCCTACGAAACCTGCCGTTCGCATTTAAAGAATATTTATACTAAACTTCATGTAAACTGTGGGAAAGAGGCAATAGCGAAAGTACTATCTGAAAAAATTGAACTGGAATGA
- a CDS encoding S8 family serine peptidase, giving the protein MKTNLFKGFFRFAFLLIILLIFGSCTRENIVEENGYNKSDLSVRQNSDKFAAGYIIVLSSKPAAMSSQAASVLNNLSQKLNIPDRQVKYKYKHTLTGFAANLNPNQLEALKHNPLVEFIKEDQTLATNGDITVQDYPTWGLDKIDQREIKMDRAYTYTATGKGVTAYIIDSGINYSHEEFEGRASNGHDFVLEEDPGNTDPNQNAGEDCLGHGTHVAATVGGKTFGVAKEVKLVSVRVFGCIGSTPESRVIAAVDWVTANAIKPAVVNMSLGGPSNSGTNPLDIAIQNSIQTGINYVIAAGNSRDDACLYSPAKVPEALTVGASDIYNRAAYFSNYGDCVDLYAPGVNITSASNEDNTSSTEKSGTSMASPHVAGVVALYLEKNNDSSPEEVSNAIIANSTSNYINDVVDGNNNFLNSQWGQVSFTPPDPPNLNLKALAYKDKRTITISLTWDPTNDEMVEIYKNGIKYSQWYNEGVYKLTTTGKGDDVFQICELSYVNCSETITPVFVDDPSLLANMSPIADFGFSSEGLKVNFWDGSTDPDGSIQKWSWDFGDGSTSNLHNPSYTYKAEGIFEVSLVITDDRGGTDNKQMYIKVQPLPEPQPVDLQLSAEVSTSRGRSYANLSWTPSGTSDNIEIYRNGSLYVTVPNDGNETLQIGKGSGIETIKVCIPNSAYCSNEITVEY; this is encoded by the coding sequence ATGAAAACTAATTTATTTAAGGGCTTTTTCCGATTTGCTTTCCTATTAATTATTTTATTGATTTTTGGGTCTTGTACACGGGAAAATATAGTAGAAGAAAATGGTTATAATAAATCTGATCTTTCGGTAAGGCAAAATTCTGATAAATTTGCGGCCGGATATATAATTGTTTTATCTTCCAAACCAGCTGCTATGAGTTCCCAGGCGGCATCAGTACTGAACAATCTTTCTCAAAAACTAAATATTCCTGATCGTCAGGTTAAATATAAATACAAACATACCCTTACAGGTTTTGCTGCTAACTTAAATCCAAATCAGTTAGAAGCATTAAAACATAATCCGTTGGTAGAATTTATAAAGGAAGATCAAACTCTGGCTACCAATGGAGATATTACCGTTCAGGATTATCCTACCTGGGGACTTGACAAAATTGATCAACGAGAGATCAAAATGGATCGGGCTTATACCTATACAGCTACAGGGAAAGGGGTAACCGCTTATATTATTGACTCTGGGATCAATTACTCCCATGAAGAATTTGAAGGAAGAGCTTCCAATGGCCATGATTTTGTTCTTGAAGAAGATCCTGGAAATACTGATCCAAATCAAAATGCTGGTGAGGATTGCCTCGGTCATGGAACTCATGTAGCCGCAACCGTTGGTGGAAAAACTTTTGGAGTAGCTAAAGAAGTCAAATTAGTTTCGGTGCGTGTATTTGGTTGCATTGGTAGTACTCCTGAATCAAGGGTGATAGCTGCAGTAGATTGGGTTACTGCCAACGCAATTAAACCAGCTGTGGTCAATATGAGTTTGGGAGGTCCATCTAATTCTGGAACTAATCCCCTAGACATAGCCATTCAAAACTCTATTCAAACAGGAATTAATTATGTAATAGCGGCCGGAAACAGTAGAGATGATGCATGTCTTTATTCCCCGGCAAAAGTACCCGAAGCTTTGACAGTTGGTGCCAGCGATATTTATAACAGGGCGGCTTATTTTTCTAATTATGGTGACTGTGTTGATCTCTATGCTCCAGGGGTTAATATTACCTCTGCTTCGAACGAAGATAATACCTCGTCAACTGAAAAAAGTGGTACTTCTATGGCTTCACCTCATGTAGCTGGAGTAGTAGCATTATATCTCGAAAAAAATAATGATTCCTCGCCCGAAGAGGTCAGTAATGCCATTATTGCAAATTCCACATCGAACTATATTAATGACGTAGTAGACGGTAATAACAACTTTTTAAATAGCCAGTGGGGTCAAGTTAGTTTTACACCACCAGATCCACCAAATCTTAATTTAAAAGCCCTAGCATATAAAGATAAGAGAACAATAACTATCTCACTCACCTGGGATCCGACCAATGATGAGATGGTAGAAATTTATAAAAACGGCATAAAATATTCCCAATGGTATAATGAGGGAGTATACAAACTGACGACCACAGGCAAAGGCGACGATGTATTTCAAATATGTGAATTGAGTTATGTTAATTGTTCTGAAACCATTACTCCAGTATTTGTAGATGACCCATCGCTGTTGGCCAATATGTCTCCAATTGCTGATTTTGGATTTTCCTCGGAAGGTTTAAAGGTTAATTTTTGGGATGGAAGTACGGATCCTGATGGTTCAATTCAAAAATGGAGTTGGGACTTTGGGGATGGTTCGACCTCTAATCTTCATAATCCTTCTTATACCTATAAAGCAGAAGGAATATTTGAAGTTTCTCTTGTTATTACCGATGATAGGGGAGGAACTGACAATAAACAGATGTATATAAAAGTTCAACCCCTTCCTGAGCCCCAGCCGGTAGACCTTCAATTATCTGCAGAAGTAAGTACAAGTAGAGGTAGATCTTATGCCAATCTTTCCTGGACTCCTTCGGGTACTTCCGATAACATTGAAATCTATAGAAATGGCAGCCTATATGTTACAGTACCAAATGATGGAAATGAAACTTTACAAATAGGCAAAGGTAGTGGTATAGAAACTATAAAAGTTTGCATTCCCAATAGTGCCTATTGTTCCAATGAAATAACGGTAGAGTATTAA
- a CDS encoding NosD domain-containing protein — translation MKKMMLFFSFLFLYANLIAQDQFTVNSSDDYPDIDLADKVCADKNGNCTLRAAIENANKYPDKTLVFFNIPGIGPHRIKLKKNLPKLTETIILDATTQKDYQPGCLQIILDGAEVRGVTRKQRIENEDLTPTGFKLERNSSGSIIKGFVIGGFGKKIVDPKGRIIEFSMGCGININTENNLIESNFIGVEGDGKTRLPNIFGIYVISENNQIGSYNENERNVISGNWAGMLISSSKNKIIGNYIGTDWTGKKETGQITGLDFSPNGNNNFISSNLISANEYGVEIRSSNITFINNIVGPDVNKNISLPVQKKGIFIRASKENIIGLPGQGNIIAGNETGVYVADRFNPKINFRIFSKNNRISGNFFGTDVEGKLDLGNGIAIHCVGSYSNIIEENIIANSDDTGILLESTQLNIVRYNFIGTDCSGNINLSNGVGIKMIAEDTICAYNTIHDNLFSGNTIAGIEIKNADFNCFYDNKFMSSSKPKASLSSSKYAISLENANENLIGGATPDKKNIIKNYPVGIKIINTKPSDSLIPLISALKQNNKFSACEQSVLTTFK, via the coding sequence ATGAAAAAAATGATGCTATTTTTTTCTTTCCTATTTCTCTATGCAAATTTGATTGCTCAGGATCAATTTACGGTCAATAGTTCAGATGATTATCCCGATATTGATTTGGCTGATAAAGTATGTGCCGATAAGAATGGAAATTGCACCCTGCGTGCAGCAATAGAAAACGCTAATAAATATCCAGATAAGACACTCGTCTTTTTCAATATTCCCGGCATAGGTCCTCACCGTATAAAATTAAAGAAGAATCTTCCCAAACTAACCGAAACAATAATTTTAGATGCGACTACTCAAAAAGACTATCAACCCGGTTGCTTACAAATAATTCTGGATGGCGCCGAAGTTCGCGGGGTTACTCGAAAACAGCGTATAGAAAATGAAGATTTAACTCCAACGGGTTTTAAATTAGAAAGAAATAGTTCAGGAAGTATTATCAAAGGATTCGTCATTGGAGGATTTGGAAAAAAAATTGTGGATCCAAAAGGTAGGATTATCGAATTTAGTATGGGATGTGGAATAAACATCAATACGGAAAATAATCTTATAGAATCTAATTTTATTGGAGTTGAAGGTGACGGAAAAACTAGATTGCCTAATATTTTTGGGATTTACGTGATTTCTGAAAATAATCAAATAGGAAGTTATAATGAGAATGAGCGAAATGTTATTTCCGGAAACTGGGCTGGGATGTTGATCTCATCTTCCAAAAATAAAATAATAGGAAATTATATAGGAACAGATTGGACTGGGAAAAAGGAAACAGGGCAAATTACAGGTTTAGATTTTTCTCCTAATGGGAATAATAATTTTATTAGTTCAAATTTAATTTCAGCTAATGAGTATGGTGTGGAAATAAGAAGTAGTAATATTACCTTTATTAACAATATAGTGGGTCCTGATGTGAATAAAAATATATCTCTTCCAGTACAGAAAAAAGGGATATTTATACGCGCTAGTAAAGAAAATATAATAGGCCTGCCCGGGCAGGGAAATATTATTGCCGGAAATGAAACGGGAGTATATGTTGCAGATAGATTTAATCCAAAGATAAATTTTAGAATATTTTCTAAAAATAACAGAATCTCGGGTAACTTCTTTGGCACTGATGTAGAGGGTAAACTGGATCTTGGGAATGGTATTGCAATTCATTGCGTTGGGAGCTATTCCAATATCATCGAAGAAAATATAATTGCCAATAGCGATGATACCGGTATTTTACTGGAAAGCACACAACTTAATATCGTTAGATATAACTTCATTGGCACTGATTGTTCTGGAAATATAAACCTGTCTAATGGAGTTGGAATAAAAATGATAGCAGAAGATACCATTTGCGCATATAACACCATACACGATAATCTATTTTCAGGCAACACAATCGCGGGAATTGAAATAAAAAACGCCGATTTTAATTGTTTTTACGATAACAAGTTCATGTCATCTTCTAAACCTAAAGCATCACTATCATCGAGTAAATATGCTATTTCCCTGGAAAATGCGAATGAAAATCTAATAGGAGGAGCCACGCCAGATAAAAAGAATATCATTAAGAATTATCCTGTGGGAATAAAAATCATCAATACAAAACCTTCAGATTCCCTTATCCCCTTAATTTCTGCACTTAAACAAAATAATAAATTTTCTGCCTGCGAACAGTCAGTTCTTACCACCTTTAAATAA
- a CDS encoding pseudouridine synthase: MYKHFKIYKPYGFLSQFISNQKKQEKSHFLGELFNFPEGTMSIGRLDKDSEGLLLLTNNGKLSKLITAGNVEKEYYVQLDGEITEEALSLLRNGIEISINGKIYLSLPCKAFKLNKTPEFPERGKKIRDPRHGATSWISITLTEGKFRQVRKMTAAAGFPTLRLVRVRIGNEKIENMLPGEVIEKEFFEL; the protein is encoded by the coding sequence ATGTATAAACATTTCAAGATCTATAAGCCCTATGGTTTTTTGAGCCAGTTTATCTCAAATCAGAAAAAGCAGGAAAAGTCACATTTTCTGGGAGAATTATTCAATTTTCCTGAAGGGACCATGTCTATAGGTCGGCTAGATAAAGATTCTGAAGGACTTTTACTGCTCACTAACAACGGCAAATTAAGCAAACTTATCACCGCCGGAAATGTAGAAAAGGAATATTACGTGCAGCTTGATGGCGAAATTACCGAAGAAGCTTTATCACTGCTCAGAAATGGGATTGAAATTAGTATAAACGGAAAAATCTACCTCAGCCTTCCGTGTAAGGCTTTTAAACTGAACAAAACACCTGAATTCCCCGAACGAGGCAAAAAGATAAGGGATCCCCGGCATGGCGCAACCAGCTGGATCTCAATCACCCTCACCGAAGGAAAATTTCGCCAGGTACGAAAAATGACCGCCGCCGCAGGATTTCCCACGCTGCGGCTGGTTCGCGTTCGTATAGGAAATGAAAAAATTGAAAATATGCTGCCGGGAGAGGTGATCGAAAAAGAATTTTTCGAACTTTAA
- a CDS encoding biliverdin-producing heme oxygenase, with the protein MLNRLREETREIHEALESKNLAQKIIDHSINHEEYLLLLLQNFQAYRKTEKLLQKYLNFHPFLKAERIKKDLENLGVKNPDFFWDFPFECKDEIEALGIAYVVEGSAMGGMMIGKQIKYCGALHGLPEQYFYNASKENAKGWNKFQKEIRNRDFSEQETQLASQKAIETFRLFEAAFKIERSLSNQ; encoded by the coding sequence ATGCTGAATAGGTTGAGAGAAGAAACCCGGGAAATCCATGAAGCACTGGAAAGTAAAAATCTGGCTCAAAAAATTATTGATCACAGTATTAACCACGAAGAATATTTGTTGCTTTTACTTCAGAATTTTCAGGCTTACCGGAAAACAGAAAAATTGCTTCAAAAATATCTCAACTTTCATCCTTTTTTGAAGGCAGAAAGGATAAAAAAGGATCTTGAAAATTTGGGAGTTAAAAACCCCGATTTTTTCTGGGATTTTCCTTTTGAATGTAAAGATGAGATAGAGGCTCTGGGAATTGCCTATGTGGTCGAAGGCTCGGCCATGGGAGGAATGATGATTGGGAAGCAAATAAAATATTGCGGGGCCCTCCACGGGCTTCCCGAACAGTATTTCTATAATGCCTCAAAGGAGAACGCAAAGGGCTGGAATAAATTCCAGAAAGAAATTAGAAATAGAGATTTTTCTGAACAGGAAACTCAACTGGCGTCACAAAAAGCCATTGAAACTTTTCGTTTGTTTGAAGCTGCTTTTAAAATTGAAAGAAGTTTGAGTAATCAATAA
- a CDS encoding helix-turn-helix domain-containing protein: MEIFHLEIDDVNDFIPKLADTLNISYENNLGEQKLIIPDSLGSGSIMGINFPNGVGLYTYQCQLSKDVKLQINHRKIQPLRFVYCMEGELENHFSGKSGNITITHHQHLIYAPSRGDNHHFILRKDQHYNICYLEIDRLRFQEYLSFSLRDAEPIFYDIFSDVKGEERVCELGKFSLRTAEVIKEIKTCNVDGFPRINFMGAKALEILSYMLYRFKNKKDDFHNNNLKEKDLKAIEEVVEYIEDNIANAGTVQQLARRAGINTNKLQEGFQAIYGKTVNEYLRDERLSKSLDMLSDGKKNVSEVVYELGLSSRSYFSKIFKEKYGVSPRKVLQGTPVEQEENLAK, encoded by the coding sequence ATGGAAATTTTTCATTTAGAAATAGACGATGTTAACGATTTTATACCAAAACTTGCCGATACTCTAAATATTAGCTATGAAAATAATCTCGGGGAGCAAAAACTAATTATTCCAGACTCTCTGGGTAGCGGTTCCATCATGGGAATAAATTTTCCCAACGGTGTAGGTTTATATACGTACCAGTGCCAATTATCCAAAGATGTTAAACTTCAAATCAACCATAGAAAGATCCAGCCTTTAAGGTTTGTTTATTGCATGGAAGGAGAATTGGAAAATCATTTTAGCGGAAAATCTGGAAATATTACGATCACTCATCATCAACATCTTATTTACGCCCCCTCCAGGGGAGATAATCATCATTTTATTTTAAGAAAAGATCAGCATTATAACATATGTTATCTCGAAATAGACAGGCTCCGCTTTCAGGAATATCTCTCTTTTAGTCTAAGGGATGCGGAACCAATATTCTATGATATTTTCAGCGATGTAAAAGGAGAGGAAAGAGTTTGTGAGCTAGGTAAATTCAGTCTTCGCACCGCCGAAGTTATTAAAGAGATAAAAACCTGCAATGTGGATGGCTTTCCACGTATAAATTTTATGGGAGCAAAAGCCCTGGAGATCTTGAGTTATATGCTTTATAGATTTAAGAACAAAAAAGATGATTTTCACAATAATAACCTCAAGGAAAAGGATCTTAAAGCCATAGAGGAAGTTGTGGAATATATTGAAGACAATATTGCAAATGCGGGAACTGTACAACAGCTCGCACGCCGTGCAGGCATAAACACCAATAAACTGCAGGAAGGTTTTCAGGCAATCTACGGTAAAACCGTTAATGAATACCTTCGCGATGAAAGGCTTTCAAAATCACTTGATATGCTGTCCGATGGCAAGAAAAATGTCAGCGAAGTAGTCTATGAGCTGGGCCTTTCAAGCAGAAGCTACTTCTCAAAAATCTTTAAGGAAAAATATGGTGTTTCGCCGCGAAAAGTACTACAGGGAACACCTGTTGAGCAGGAAGAAAACCTGGCGAAATAA
- a CDS encoding ligand-binding sensor domain-containing protein encodes MLFFSNLLSSQEQNYWFRNISVENGLSQNTVLDITQDSLNYMWIATPDGLNKYDGTNFTYYPISFDFNVSGTDVRTGRIEVYGEDLWMIVRGGRLEKMALKTGDFCKYLKFNNSEIVIPPLIDLLIEDDNKIWLATRNDGVYLVNRNMDIISRFYATAPLSNKISSDKINKLFKDSTNKIWILTDNGINEIQKNHTASYLSGENIIWAEELFGNLFFGNTKEYQFVLPVNSNQFHKSNAPKYVHLSHHHKDDAMQWLGTYGQGLYLLDKKYRNNEHLVTNKNRRGTLSSNYILCIFEDSEGAIWIGTEGGGINYFDKSFRDFHFLDVQNLSKEISLYQTRAITKDKDNNLWLAADGNLIKQIDEYSFQRIKVDSLFKTENKLRINALRADKQGNIWMGTHGRGIAVINSKTNEKKVFDDEEEKKKIIWCLLEGSQDNLWAGSQSSGLISLNKSSGEVKEFSPHGADNSAVKSITRINDSLIAVGFDPGGIQLFSEKDLEFQELSKTVNRELKNVVINTLYYLNNWLWIGTSGKGLYAINLNTGKFINFGKKSGLTTNIINGIVEENSRKLWISTNEGLLRLTYEKVGDKINIEEIQQFHPANGLQGKEFIAGSYYKDTEGTIYFGGINGLNFFTPDNFKYKPEEIDVRINEVLVDNIPIKRDTNTVYLKNIQLSYNQNSLALTYSAPNYLFSDNFNYQYMLEGYDKNWINSGSRNFTSYTNLPPGDYKFKVRLNNVIHKFAPVSTMGIHIDTPFWRTWWFIFLIITLIILVIYSVYRYRLNRWMEMQKVKDKISADLHDDLGSRLTSINLLSAIYRNQKESVTKVLEDIEKEVRASSEALDEIVWNIRLTDESVEEIIAKIIRYAGEFLESADISYKIIKNENFSSVNLKMHKRRELFLISKEIINNIVRHSNAQNVTIEIRKIGNSIRLIYHDDGRGFDPQQITHRNGLVNLKKRIKNWKGQLEITSEINKGTTISISLPVDKPNLWKKFLGRN; translated from the coding sequence TTGCTTTTTTTTTCAAACTTATTAAGCAGTCAGGAGCAGAACTATTGGTTCCGGAATATAAGTGTTGAAAATGGGCTTTCTCAAAATACCGTGCTTGATATTACCCAGGATAGTTTAAATTATATGTGGATCGCTACTCCCGATGGCCTTAACAAATATGATGGTACTAATTTCACCTATTATCCTATATCGTTTGATTTTAATGTTTCCGGAACTGATGTGCGAACGGGAAGAATAGAAGTGTACGGCGAAGATTTATGGATGATAGTTCGTGGGGGCAGACTTGAAAAGATGGCTCTTAAGACAGGCGATTTTTGCAAGTATTTGAAATTTAATAATTCAGAGATTGTTATTCCTCCTTTGATAGACCTATTGATAGAAGATGATAACAAAATATGGCTGGCTACCAGGAATGATGGAGTTTACCTGGTAAATAGGAATATGGATATTATTAGTCGTTTTTATGCTACTGCACCTTTATCTAATAAAATCAGCTCCGATAAAATCAATAAGCTTTTCAAAGATTCTACTAATAAAATTTGGATACTTACAGATAACGGGATAAATGAGATACAGAAAAACCATACCGCTTCTTATTTATCCGGTGAAAATATTATATGGGCTGAAGAATTATTTGGTAATCTTTTTTTTGGCAACACCAAGGAATATCAATTCGTACTTCCGGTAAATTCAAACCAATTCCATAAATCCAATGCTCCTAAATATGTTCATTTATCACATCATCATAAAGATGATGCTATGCAATGGTTGGGAACTTATGGGCAGGGCTTATATCTTTTAGATAAGAAATATAGGAATAATGAGCATTTGGTAACCAATAAAAATAGGCGAGGTACCCTTTCAAGCAATTATATTTTGTGCATTTTTGAAGACAGTGAAGGCGCTATTTGGATAGGCACGGAAGGCGGAGGTATTAACTATTTTGATAAGAGTTTTAGAGATTTTCACTTTTTAGATGTCCAAAATCTATCAAAAGAAATTTCATTATATCAAACGCGGGCCATCACTAAAGATAAGGATAATAATCTCTGGCTAGCTGCAGATGGGAATCTAATCAAACAGATTGATGAATATTCTTTCCAACGTATCAAAGTAGATTCCCTTTTTAAAACCGAAAATAAACTGAGAATCAATGCACTGCGGGCAGATAAGCAAGGAAATATTTGGATGGGAACTCACGGGCGCGGGATTGCCGTAATTAATTCAAAAACCAATGAAAAAAAAGTGTTTGACGATGAGGAGGAGAAAAAAAAGATCATCTGGTGTTTACTGGAAGGCTCGCAGGATAATCTTTGGGCTGGTAGTCAGTCTTCCGGTTTAATTTCTTTAAATAAATCATCTGGAGAGGTAAAAGAATTTTCTCCTCATGGCGCGGATAATAGCGCGGTTAAATCTATAACAAGAATTAATGATTCGCTCATCGCTGTAGGATTTGATCCTGGAGGAATTCAACTTTTCAGTGAAAAAGATCTGGAATTTCAAGAGTTAAGTAAAACTGTAAACAGAGAGTTGAAAAATGTGGTTATAAATACTCTTTATTACCTGAATAACTGGTTATGGATCGGTACTTCTGGAAAGGGATTATATGCCATTAATTTAAATACGGGAAAATTTATAAATTTTGGTAAAAAAAGTGGTCTTACTACCAATATCATTAATGGGATTGTGGAGGAAAATTCCAGAAAATTATGGATCAGCACCAATGAAGGATTACTTCGTCTGACTTACGAAAAGGTCGGCGATAAAATAAATATTGAGGAAATCCAGCAATTTCATCCTGCTAATGGTCTTCAGGGTAAGGAATTTATAGCCGGTTCATATTATAAAGATACCGAAGGCACCATTTACTTTGGAGGGATCAACGGACTAAACTTCTTTACGCCTGATAATTTTAAGTATAAACCCGAAGAGATCGATGTTAGGATCAACGAGGTTTTAGTAGACAATATTCCTATAAAAAGGGATACGAATACTGTATATCTTAAAAATATCCAACTCAGTTACAATCAAAATTCTTTAGCATTAACCTATTCAGCTCCAAATTATCTTTTTTCAGATAACTTTAATTATCAATATATGCTTGAGGGTTATGACAAAAATTGGATAAATTCAGGAAGTCGTAATTTTACATCCTACACCAATTTGCCACCGGGAGATTATAAATTCAAAGTCCGTTTAAATAATGTAATTCATAAATTTGCACCGGTAAGTACCATGGGAATTCATATTGACACACCATTCTGGCGGACCTGGTGGTTTATTTTTCTAATTATTACCCTAATAATTTTAGTCATTTACTCCGTTTACAGGTATAGACTAAACCGATGGATGGAAATGCAGAAGGTGAAAGATAAAATATCAGCAGATCTCCACGACGATCTTGGATCACGTTTAACTTCAATTAATTTGCTTTCAGCTATTTACAGAAACCAGAAAGAATCGGTTACGAAAGTGTTGGAAGATATTGAAAAGGAAGTTCGGGCGTCCTCAGAAGCTTTAGATGAAATTGTTTGGAATATTAGGTTAACCGATGAATCTGTAGAGGAGATAATAGCCAAAATAATTCGTTATGCCGGAGAATTCCTGGAAAGTGCTGATATATCTTATAAGATTATAAAAAATGAAAATTTTAGTTCCGTAAATCTTAAGATGCATAAGAGACGGGAGCTTTTTTTAATAAGCAAAGAGATCATAAACAATATTGTAAGGCATTCAAATGCTCAAAATGTCACTATTGAAATAAGAAAAATTGGTAACTCAATTCGTTTAATATACCATGATGATGGCCGGGGCTTTGATCCTCAGCAGATCACGCACCGAAATGGTTTGGTGAACCTGAAAAAACGCATAAAGAACTGGAAAGGACAATTAGAAATAACTTCCGAAATAAATAAAGGAACAACAATAAGTATTTCTTTGCCTGTTGATAAACCGAATTTGTGGAAAAAATTTTTAGGAAGGAACTAG
- a CDS encoding response regulator — protein sequence MIKTPLRILLVEDNEVDAGLIKRQLGKIAEKSQIEVTDTLTGCREFLINFAPDVVLSDYNLPGFTGLDVLEMVKEFDEELPLIFVTGTINDEELAAHTILSGASGYILKKHMKNLAAKLEPFLKKVVVNMTARDEVRERIRNNRITVNQIHEYLAKIDADNAEQVDNIEKIKQAISRFKIDDNAE from the coding sequence ATGATAAAAACGCCCCTGAGAATATTACTTGTTGAAGATAATGAAGTTGATGCAGGTCTTATAAAAAGACAGCTGGGAAAAATTGCCGAAAAATCTCAAATTGAAGTTACCGATACCCTTACAGGCTGCAGGGAATTTCTGATAAATTTCGCACCCGATGTTGTACTTTCAGATTATAATCTACCTGGTTTTACAGGTCTTGATGTACTTGAAATGGTAAAGGAATTTGACGAAGAACTGCCGCTGATCTTTGTTACCGGAACTATCAATGATGAAGAGCTTGCGGCTCATACTATATTAAGCGGAGCCTCCGGGTACATCCTTAAAAAACATATGAAGAACCTGGCCGCTAAGTTGGAGCCTTTTCTTAAAAAAGTGGTGGTGAATATGACTGCCAGGGATGAAGTTCGGGAGCGTATTAGGAATAATAGGATAACCGTGAATCAAATTCATGAATACCTGGCAAAGATCGATGCAGATAATGCCGAACAGGTTGATAATATCGAAAAGATAAAACAGGCCATTAGCCGATTTAAAATTGATGACAATGCTGAATAG